The genomic DNA CGCTCTTCACCACGTCGACGCGCGACGACCGCGTGGGCCCGGTGCATGCGCGCAAGATGCATGCGAAGCTGGCCGCCATGGGCTACGACAGCAGCTTCTACGAGAACATGGAAGGCGGCCACAGCGCAGCCACCGACAACAAGGAGGCGGCCTTCATGGACGCCCTGGGCTACGCCTACCTGTGGGAGCACATCGGACGGACATCGACATGAGCAACGACCATGGCACCACCCTCGAACTGATCGGCGCGCCCACCGACGTCGGCGCCAGCGTGCGCGGCGCCGGCATGGGCCCCGATGCGCTGCGCGTGGCCGGGCTGCCGGAGGCGCTCGCGCGGCAGGGCTTCGCCGTGATCGACCGCGGCAACCTCGCGGGCCCCGCCACCCCATGGACCGCGCCGGCCAACGGCCTGCGCCACCTCGACGAGGTGATTGCCTGGAACCGCTCCGTCTATGCCGCCGTCGACACCGCCCTGGGCACCGGCCACGTGCCGCTCATGATGGGCGGCGACCATTGCCTGGCGATCGGCTCGATCAGCGCCGTGGCCTGGCATGCGCGCAAGAGGGGCAAGAAACTGCGCGTGCTGTGGCTCGACGCGCACTCCGACGTCAACACCGAAAGCACCAGCCCGAGCGGCAACCTGCACGGCATGCCCGTGTCCTGCCTGCTGGGCCACGGGCCGGCGGCGCTCACCGGCTGGAGCGGCGAACGCGCGGCGCTGGAGCACGACGCCATCCGCTTCATCGGCATCCGCAGCGTCGACGAGGACGAGAAGGACGCCATCCGCACGCTTGGCCTGCACGTGTTCGACATGCGCCACATCGACGAGCACGGCATGCGCACCACCATGACCGAGGCGCTGCAGGACGTGGACGAGGACACCCACCTGCACGTGAGCTTCGACCTCGACTGCCTCGACCCCGGCATCGCGCCCGGCGTGGGCACCGGCGTGCGCGGCGGCCCGACCTACCGGGAGATGCAGCTGTGCATGGAAATGGTCGCCGACACACGCCGCCTCGGCTCGGTCGACGTGGTGGAGCTCAACCCCGCGCTCGACGTGCGCAACCAGACTGCCGAAGTGGCGGTGGAACTGATCGAGAGCCTGTTCGGAAAGTCGACGCTGGTGCGCTGAGCGGCTTCAGGCCGCGGCCGCCACGCAGCGCTGCATGCGCTGCAGGTCTTCGAGCAGCAGGCACGCCGGCGCCGCCAGCAGCAAGGCAGGCGAGGTGCCCGGCGCCTCATGCCGCCGTGCGACCTGCGCAAGCTTGGCAAGTTCGGGCGTGCCCTGGCCTTCGAGCGCATCGGCCATGGCGGCGAGTGCGGCGGCCGCGGCCCGGGCGGTGTCCTGCCATGCGGGATCGCCGGACGGCGCGCGGCGCAGCATGCGTTCGAGCATGGCGGCATCCTGGAAGATCCGCGCCGCGAGCCGCGCCTTGCTGCGGCAGGACTGCGCCGCCGGCACGGCAGCACCGCGGCGCCACCAGCGGGCTTCCAGGTCGGCACTGCCCGCGAGCACCGCCAGCCGCGCGAGCGCCGCGCGCGCCGCAGCGTTGGCGCGCTCGGCCTCGGACTCGGCAGGCAGCCCGGCAGCGCCGCCGCTGTCCAGCGCGGCCAGGCGCCTGGCCATGCCGCGCAGCAATGCGGCACAACCCGCATCGAAGCGCGGACCCGCGCGGTATTCCGACGCAATGACGGAAACCGCGAGCGCCACGCCCACGCCCACGCCGATCTGCACCATGCGCAGCAGCGCCACCTGGAGCGGCGAGTGGCCGGGAATGGCGCTGGCCGAGAGGATGATCAGCGCGGCCACGGGCGCACTGCGCAAGCCCGGCAATGCGGCGCCGGCAAAAGCCAGCAGCATGACGGTGGCCAGCGTGGTCGCGAGCACCGGCGCGCCCAGGTGCTGCAGGTAGACCCCCGCGAGTCCGCAGAGCGCGCCAGCGGCCGTGCCGCGCACGCGCTCCCATCCGGCATCGAGCGTGGCGCCGGCGCTCGGCCGCATGACGATCAGCACGCTCATCACGGCCCAGAAGCTTTCGGGCAGCCGCATCGCCACGGCCACCCCCCAGGCCAGCGCCACCGCGGCCGCGAGCTGCGCGCCCGCGCGCCAGCGGCCCTCGCGCCAGAAGCCGCCGATGCGCTGCAGGGCCGGCGCCATCGGCATCATCGCGGCCGAGCCTCGCCCGGCGAAGGCTCGCCGATGGCGCGGGCCAAGGCGGCCTCGCGCGAGGCACACTGCGCCGCGTCGGGGGAATCGATTTTGGAAGCCATGCCAGATCATAAGACACGTCTTACGATTTGGCGATCCGCCAGCGCGGCGGCTCAACCCGGGTTCGGCACCGGCTTCACGGGAAAGGTGAGGGCTGGCGCCGCGGGCGCCGGTGGCGCAGAGGGTCGTGGCATTTCAGGCGCCACGCTCGGCACATCGGGCTCTTCGCCGCCCTGGCCTTCGAGGAAGCGGTCGAGCAGCGCGAAGAAGCGGTCGTAGAACAGCTCGTCGGTGAGCGTTTCGCTGGCCACCTTGACCATCGCGTCGTCGCTGCCGGCAAAGGGCAGCGAGAGCGAACCGAAGGCGCCCACACCCACGCTGGCCGAGCTGTTGACCTTCTTGATGCCGTAGCGGTCCTGCAGCGCGGTCGCGAAGGCCACGGTGCTGCGCTTGCCGGCCTTGCCGCCCTCGCGCGCGCACACCACGCGGAACTCGACCTCCACATGCACCTCGGACGCCGGCTGGAAGCTCTTGCGCCCCGTCACCAGGTCGGCGTTGGCCGCGCTGATCATGTAGCCCTGGCTCAGCAGCGCGCGGCGCGCGGCCTCGCAGGTCTGGGCTTCGGTGGCGGCGTAGGTGCGCGTGTGGGTGGTGGTGGAGTCGAACTCCTCGGTCTCGTACGACACGCGGCGCGCGCCATTGCTGCCACAGCCGGCAAGCACCAGCAGGGACGCGAGGCCGAGGACCAGGAGAGGCGTACGGAGGACGGAAAAGGCGGGAGAAAAGGCGAAGGAGGCAGGGCGGGGCATGGTCATGGAGCGGCGAATCCTAACCGGCGTGTGCGCCGGCGAAGCTTCGAGCATGCCCGGGCGCCGGTGTTCCCCGCCGCCGCGAATTTTCAGGACCAGCGCAGCAGGTGGTGCGCCCGCCCGCGGGTGGCGGCAATCACGCGTGCGTTGGGCGCATCGGTGGCGTCCACCCAGGCGCGCGCGGCCTCGGCGCTGCGGCCGAATTGCTGGTGGCGCTTCAGCAGGCGCTCTTCGCGCACGGCATCGTCGATGTCGACGTACCAGGCTTCGTCGAGCATGGCCGCCGCGCCGGCCCACGGGCCGTCGTCGTGCAGCAGGTAGTTGCCTTCGGTGATGACCAATTGGGTCTGCGGCAGCACCGCGATCGCGCCGGCGATGGGCTCCTCGATCTCGCGGCGGAATTCGGGCGCGTAGACGATCGGGTCGTCCGGCCCCTGCGTGCGCAGCCGCTGCAGCAGCGCCACATAGCCGGCGCTGTCGAAGGTGTCCGGGGCGCCCTTGCGGCCCGCGCGTCCGAGCCGTTGCAGCTCGACGTTGGCCAGGTGGAAGCCGTCCATCGGCACGACCTGCGCGCGCCCGGCACCCACGGCCCGCAGCAGCGCCAGCGCGAGCGTGGACTTGCCCGCCCCAGGTGCGCCGACCAGCCCCAGCAGCTTGCGCCGCCCGTCGGCCATCAGCGCCTGCAGGCGGGCAAGGGCGTCGGTGGGAAGAGCAGGAAGGTCACTTGGCGAAAGAGCAGCTGTCATGCCGCCAAGGGTATCAAAGGCCCGTTCCAGGAACACCGCGGAACCGGCTTTGCCGGACCGCAGGTGTTGCCCCCTTGAGGGGGAGGCGGCTACACGAAGTGAGCCGCTTCGGGGGAGGGTCAGGGATACAAACCGCGTTCCTGGCGGGCCATCAGGATGCGCTCGCAGGCCACCGCATACGTCGCGGTGCGCAGCGTGATCTTGTGCCTGTCGGCCGTGTCCCAGATCTGGTTGAGCGCCTTCATCATGATGCGGTCGAGGCGCACGTTGATTTCGTCCTCGTCCCAGAAGAAGGACGAGAAGTCCTGCACCCATTCGAAGTACGAGACCGTCACGCCGCCGGCGTTGCAGATCACGTCGGGCACCACCAGCACGCCGCGCTCGGCCAGGATGTCGTCGGCCGTGGGCACCGTGGGGCCGTTGGCGCCTTCGAGCACCAGCTTGGCACTGGTCTTCTGCGCGCGCTCGGCGGTGATCTGGCCTTCGAGCGCGGCGGGGATCAGGATGTCGCAGGCCACCTCCCAGAAGGCTTCGTTGGGCACCACCTCGCCGCCCTTGAAGGCGACGACGCCTTCCTTGTTGGCCACCGGGATCAGCGTCGCGAGGTCGAGGCCGTTGGTGTTGACGATGGTGCCGGTGTGGTCCTGCACCGCGACGATCTTGGCGCCCGCTTCGGCAAAGAGCTCGGCCGCGACCGAACCCACGTTGCCGAAGCCCTGCACCGCGATGCGCGCGCCGCGCAGGTCCATGCCGAGGCGGCGCGCCGCTTCGCGGCCGGTGACGAACACGCCGCGGCCCGTGGCCTTGACGCGGCCCAGCGAGCCGCCCAGGTGCAGCGGCTTGCCCGTGACCACGCCGGTGGCGGTGCCGCCGACGTTCATCGAGTAGGTGTCCATCATCCACGCCATGATCTGCGCGTTGGTGTTGACGTCGGGCGCGGGAATGTCGGTGTGCGGGCCGATGATGATGCCGATCTCGCTGGTGTAGCGGCGCGTGACCTTCTCGAGCTCCTGCAGCGAGAGCTTCTTCGGATCGACGCGGATGCCGCCCTTGGCGCCACCGTACGGCAGGTTGACGGCGGCCGTCTTGATGGTCATCCAGGCCGACAGCGCCATCACTTCTTCGAGCGTGACGTCGGGGTGGAAGCGCACGCCGCCCTTGCCCGGGCCGCGGCTCATGTTGTGCTGCACGCGGTAGCCCTCGAAGTGGGCGATGGTGCCGTCGTCCATTTCGATCGGCACGTCCACGATCAGCGCGCGCTTGGGGCGCTTGAGCGTCTCGACCCAGCGGGCCAGCGGGCCGAGGTACGGCACCACGCGGTCGACCTGCGAGAGGTAGGTGCCCCAGGGGCTGTTGGCGGTCGGATTGACGAAGGAGAGCTTTTCACTCATGGGAGATCCCTTGGTTGGAATGGATGGCCGCAACGATAGACCTCTCGCGCCCGCCGCGCCATGTCTTATGCGCGCCGCGATGACGGTTATGCAAGAGAGGTTGGGCCGAACATGACAAAACGGTCATCGCCGGGTCATCGGCACTCGAACTGCGGTTTCTAGAGTGGGGGCCACCAACCACCGATCGAAAGGACCCATTCCATGACCCGCTCCTGCACCCGCCTCCTGGCCACCGCCGCCGTCTCGTCGCTGCTGGGCCTGGCCTCCGCGCCGAGCCTGGCCGGCAACTATGCGGAGGGCGATCCGCGGCCCGTGCCGTTCAGCTCGTCCACCACGCGCGCCGCCGTCTCGGCCGACGCCCGGCAGTGGCTCGCGGGCGCGCCTACGCAAGGCTATGCCGAAGGCTCGCCGCAGCCCGAGCCGCGCGTGTCGGCAAACAGCCGCGCGGCCGTGGCCGCGGACACGCAGCTCTGGATCCGCTCCGGCCTGGCCGCGCGGCAGTACGGCGAAGCGGGCGCCGATCCGTCGAGCCCCGCCTACCGGCAAGCCGCCGCCGAATATGCGCGGCTGCGCACCAGCCCGGCCTACGGCGCGCTGATCGACCAGTTCAAGAGCCGGTCATCGTCCGCACGCGCCGAAGAAGACGGCAATCCCCTGCGCTGAGGACGAACGGCGGCCTCAGGCCACCGCGCTTAGCAGCGCCGCGTTGCCGCCGGCCGCCGTGGTATTGACCGTGACCGTCTGCTCGGCACAGAAGCGGTACAGGTAGTGCGGCCCGCCGGCCTTGGGCCCGGTGCCGCTCAGACCTTCGCCGCCGAAGGGCTGCACGCCGACCACCGCGCCGATGATGTTGCGGTTCACGTAGATGTTGCCCACGTGCGCACGCGCCGCGAGCGCCTGCGCACGCGAGTCGATGCGGGTCTGGAGGCCGAGAGTGAGGCCGTAGCCGAGCGCGTTGATGCGATCGATCACCTCGGCGGGATCGCTCAGGTCGCCCGTGCCCCAGCGCGCGATCTGCAGCACCGGGCCGAAGATTTCGCTGGTCACGCTGTCGATGGAGGGCACCTCGTAGGCTTGCGGCGCGATCAGTTGGCCCTCGGCTGAAGAAGAAACCGGCGCAAGCAGCCGCCTGGCTTCCGAATCCAGCCGCTTCAGGTGGCGCCGGATGTTGTCGGCCGCCTCGCCGTCGATCACCGGCCCCACGTCGGTCGACAGCAGGGCCGGGTCGCCGGCGGCCAGTTCCCCGGCCGCGCCGCGGATCATCTCGATCACCGCGTCGGCGATGCCCTCGTGCAGCACCAGGAGGCGCAGCGCAGAGCAGCGCTGGCCGGCCGAACGGAACGCGCTCTGCACCACGGCATCGACCACCTGCTCGGGCAGCGCGCTCGAATCGACCAGCATCGCGTTGATGCCGCCGGTCTCTGCGATCAGCGGCACGATCGGGCCGTCCTTGGCGGCGAGCGCGCGGTGGATGATGCGCGCCACCTGGGTCGAGCCGGTGAACACCACGCCCGCCACGCCCGGCGCCGCCACCAGCGCGGCGCCCACCGTTTCGCCGGGGCCGTGCAGCAGCTGCAGCGCATCGGCCGGCACGCCGGCTGCGTGCAGCAGCTTCACGGCTTCGAGCGCGATGGCCGGCGTCTGCTCGGCCGGCTTGGCCAGCACCGTGTTGCCGGTGGCCAGCGCGGCCGCCACCTGCCCCGCGAAGATCGCGAGCGGAAAATTCCATGGGCTGATGCACACCCAGGGACCGCGCGCCGTGAGCCGCAGCTCGTTGCTCTCGCCCGTGGGGCCGGGCAGCGCCACCGGCTGCATGATGCGTTCGGCCTCGTCGGCGTAGTAGCGCAGGAAGTCGACGGCTTCGCGCACTTCAGCCACCGCGTCGCCCCAGGTCTTGAAGGCTTCCTTGACCAGCAGCGCGCAGAAGCGCGGCAGCTCGCGCTGCAGCGCGTCGGCGGCCTGGCGCAGCATGGCGGCGCGCGTCTCGACCGGCGTCTTGCGCCAGCTGCGGAAAGCGGCGGCGCTGGCGGCAACGGCCTTGGGCGCGCTCGCAACATCGAACAGTTCGACAGCAGGCACCGCGGTGGTCTCCAGGGCCGCGAGCAGCGGCGCACGCATCGGCTCGACGGCAAGGTCCACGCCTTCGCTGTTGCGCCGCGCCGGCGCCGGACCGTAGAGCGCCGGCGGCAGCGGCAAGGCGGGGTTCGATGGCTCCAGCCAGAGCGGCGACATCAGCAGTTCGGCGATGTCCACCTGCTCGTCGCCGAGCTGGTTCACGAAGGACGAGTTGGCGCCGTTTTCCAGGAGGCGCCGCACGAGGTAGGCGAGCAGGTCCTTGTGCTGGCCCACCGGCGCATATACGCGTACCGGGGCTGTGGTGCTCTTCATCACCTCGCGGTAGACGCCCTCGCCCATGCCATGCAGGCGCTGCAGCTCGAAGGGCGCCCCGGCGGCCTCGGCCATCTGCAGGATGGCGGCGATGGTGCCCGCGTTGTGGGTGGCGAACTGCGGATAGACCGCATCGGGCGCCGACAGCAGCGCGCGCGCGCAGGCCAGGTAGCTCACGTCGCTGTGGTGCTTGTGCGTGAAGACCGGGTAGTGCGGCAGGCCGAGCTCCTGGGCCCGCTTGATCTCGGCGTCCCAGTAGGCGCCCTTCACGAGCCGGCACATCAGCCGCAGCTTGTGGCGGCGCGCCACCGCCGTGACGTGCGCGATGAGCTCCAGCGCGCGCGTCTGGTAGGCCTGCAGCGCCAGGCCGAAGCCGCGCCACTGCGGCCGTTCGGCAGCCACGCGCGCGGCCAGCGCCTCGAACACGTCGAGCGAAAGCTCGAGCCTGTCAACCTCTTCGGCATCGATGGTGAGGTTGAGATTGGCATCGGCTGCGAGCTCGCACAGCCGCCACACGCGCGGCACCAGCTCGCGCAGCACGCGCTCGCGCTGCGCGTCTTCATAGCGCGGATGCAGCGCGCTGAGCTTGATGGAGATGCCGTCGTTGTGCTCGGGCCCGCGCGCCGCATCCGCACCGGCCGCAATGGCGCCGATGGCCTGCGTGTAGCTGTCGAGGTAGCGCAGCGCATCGGCGTCGGTGCGCGCGCCCTCGCCGAGCATGTCGTAGCTGAAGCGCAGCGCGCCCTGCCGGCGGTGCGCCGAGCGGGCCTCGTCCATGGCTTCGGCGATGGTCTGGCCCAGCACGAACTGGCGCCCCAGCAATTGCACCGCGCGCAGCGTGGCGGCCACCACCGTGCGCGCGCCGAGCTTGGCCATGAGGCCGGGCGGGTGGTCGCCTTCGGGCAGGAATTTCTTCGACATCGCGATCGCGGCGGACGAAAGCCGCGACAGCGTGGAATCGGCCGTGCCCTCGAAATCGGCCCGGCCCAGCTGGTCGGCCGTGAGCGCGACGGCCGTGGCGGCGTCGGGCACGCGAAGCAGCGCCTCGGCCAGGCGCATCAGCGCGAGGCCCTCGGCGCTGGAAATCGGGTACTCGCGCAGCAGGCTTTCCATGGCCCAGAACGGCGGCGGATGGCGGCGCACCGCCTCCACCCAGGGCGTGGCGGCGGCGGCGGCGGCGCTCCAGTCGAGCGCGCCTTCGAGCGAGGCGAGCCGGTGCGAGACGACATCGGCTTCAGGGCGGTAAGGGATGGGCAGGTGCATGGCAGTTCCTTGGTTCTATCCCCTATGGTCTTTGGATATAGACCGAATCTTTTGCCAAAAAATATGGACTCGACCGGATAATTCACCAATGCTCGACCTGGACCTGGATCGCATCGATCTCCGGCTGCTGAAGATTCTTCAGGAAGACGGCCGCATCACCAACCTCAAGCTGGCCGAGATGGTGGCGCTATCACCCACCGCCGTGCTGGCGCGGGTGCAGCGGCTCACGCGCGACGGTTTCATCCAGGGCTACGAGGCGCGGCTCGATCCGCACAAGCTCGGGCGCGGGCTCACGGTGTTCGTCGAGATCCTGCTCGACCGCACCACGCCCAACGTGTTCGACCAGTTCAAGGCGGCCGTACAGGTGCGCGACGAGATCATGGAATGCCACATGGTCGCGGGCGGCTTCGACTACCTGCTCAA from Variovorax sp. V93 includes the following:
- the rocF gene encoding arginase, which encodes MSNDHGTTLELIGAPTDVGASVRGAGMGPDALRVAGLPEALARQGFAVIDRGNLAGPATPWTAPANGLRHLDEVIAWNRSVYAAVDTALGTGHVPLMMGGDHCLAIGSISAVAWHARKRGKKLRVLWLDAHSDVNTESTSPSGNLHGMPVSCLLGHGPAALTGWSGERAALEHDAIRFIGIRSVDEDEKDAIRTLGLHVFDMRHIDEHGMRTTMTEALQDVDEDTHLHVSFDLDCLDPGIAPGVGTGVRGGPTYREMQLCMEMVADTRRLGSVDVVELNPALDVRNQTAEVAVELIESLFGKSTLVR
- a CDS encoding FUSC family protein, with translation MMPMAPALQRIGGFWREGRWRAGAQLAAAVALAWGVAVAMRLPESFWAVMSVLIVMRPSAGATLDAGWERVRGTAAGALCGLAGVYLQHLGAPVLATTLATVMLLAFAGAALPGLRSAPVAALIILSASAIPGHSPLQVALLRMVQIGVGVGVALAVSVIASEYRAGPRFDAGCAALLRGMARRLAALDSGGAAGLPAESEAERANAAARAALARLAVLAGSADLEARWWRRGAAVPAAQSCRSKARLAARIFQDAAMLERMLRRAPSGDPAWQDTARAAAAALAAMADALEGQGTPELAKLAQVARRHEAPGTSPALLLAAPACLLLEDLQRMQRCVAAAA
- a CDS encoding DUF2242 domain-containing protein, which codes for MTMPRPASFAFSPAFSVLRTPLLVLGLASLLVLAGCGSNGARRVSYETEEFDSTTTHTRTYAATEAQTCEAARRALLSQGYMISAANADLVTGRKSFQPASEVHVEVEFRVVCAREGGKAGKRSTVAFATALQDRYGIKKVNSSASVGVGAFGSLSLPFAGSDDAMVKVASETLTDELFYDRFFALLDRFLEGQGGEEPDVPSVAPEMPRPSAPPAPAAPALTFPVKPVPNPG
- a CDS encoding nucleoside/nucleotide kinase family protein; translated protein: MTAALSPSDLPALPTDALARLQALMADGRRKLLGLVGAPGAGKSTLALALLRAVGAGRAQVVPMDGFHLANVELQRLGRAGRKGAPDTFDSAGYVALLQRLRTQGPDDPIVYAPEFRREIEEPIAGAIAVLPQTQLVITEGNYLLHDDGPWAGAAAMLDEAWYVDIDDAVREERLLKRHQQFGRSAEAARAWVDATDAPNARVIAATRGRAHHLLRWS
- a CDS encoding Glu/Leu/Phe/Val dehydrogenase — protein: MSEKLSFVNPTANSPWGTYLSQVDRVVPYLGPLARWVETLKRPKRALIVDVPIEMDDGTIAHFEGYRVQHNMSRGPGKGGVRFHPDVTLEEVMALSAWMTIKTAAVNLPYGGAKGGIRVDPKKLSLQELEKVTRRYTSEIGIIIGPHTDIPAPDVNTNAQIMAWMMDTYSMNVGGTATGVVTGKPLHLGGSLGRVKATGRGVFVTGREAARRLGMDLRGARIAVQGFGNVGSVAAELFAEAGAKIVAVQDHTGTIVNTNGLDLATLIPVANKEGVVAFKGGEVVPNEAFWEVACDILIPAALEGQITAERAQKTSAKLVLEGANGPTVPTADDILAERGVLVVPDVICNAGGVTVSYFEWVQDFSSFFWDEDEINVRLDRIMMKALNQIWDTADRHKITLRTATYAVACERILMARQERGLYP
- a CDS encoding L-glutamate gamma-semialdehyde dehydrogenase — protein: MHLPIPYRPEADVVSHRLASLEGALDWSAAAAAATPWVEAVRRHPPPFWAMESLLREYPISSAEGLALMRLAEALLRVPDAATAVALTADQLGRADFEGTADSTLSRLSSAAIAMSKKFLPEGDHPPGLMAKLGARTVVAATLRAVQLLGRQFVLGQTIAEAMDEARSAHRRQGALRFSYDMLGEGARTDADALRYLDSYTQAIGAIAAGADAARGPEHNDGISIKLSALHPRYEDAQRERVLRELVPRVWRLCELAADANLNLTIDAEEVDRLELSLDVFEALAARVAAERPQWRGFGLALQAYQTRALELIAHVTAVARRHKLRLMCRLVKGAYWDAEIKRAQELGLPHYPVFTHKHHSDVSYLACARALLSAPDAVYPQFATHNAGTIAAILQMAEAAGAPFELQRLHGMGEGVYREVMKSTTAPVRVYAPVGQHKDLLAYLVRRLLENGANSSFVNQLGDEQVDIAELLMSPLWLEPSNPALPLPPALYGPAPARRNSEGVDLAVEPMRAPLLAALETTAVPAVELFDVASAPKAVAASAAAFRSWRKTPVETRAAMLRQAADALQRELPRFCALLVKEAFKTWGDAVAEVREAVDFLRYYADEAERIMQPVALPGPTGESNELRLTARGPWVCISPWNFPLAIFAGQVAAALATGNTVLAKPAEQTPAIALEAVKLLHAAGVPADALQLLHGPGETVGAALVAAPGVAGVVFTGSTQVARIIHRALAAKDGPIVPLIAETGGINAMLVDSSALPEQVVDAVVQSAFRSAGQRCSALRLLVLHEGIADAVIEMIRGAAGELAAGDPALLSTDVGPVIDGEAADNIRRHLKRLDSEARRLLAPVSSSAEGQLIAPQAYEVPSIDSVTSEIFGPVLQIARWGTGDLSDPAEVIDRINALGYGLTLGLQTRIDSRAQALAARAHVGNIYVNRNIIGAVVGVQPFGGEGLSGTGPKAGGPHYLYRFCAEQTVTVNTTAAGGNAALLSAVA
- a CDS encoding Lrp/AsnC ligand binding domain-containing protein; the protein is MLDLDLDRIDLRLLKILQEDGRITNLKLAEMVALSPTAVLARVQRLTRDGFIQGYEARLDPHKLGRGLTVFVEILLDRTTPNVFDQFKAAVQVRDEIMECHMVAGGFDYLLKTRMADMAAYREFAGTVLWQLPGVRETRTYAVMEEIKSSARLPLGI